A single region of the Paramicrobacterium fandaimingii genome encodes:
- the phnD gene encoding phosphate/phosphite/phosphonate ABC transporter substrate-binding protein — MRRYTLPALGVLSISALALAGCSASEAGAASSDAPITIATLPISDDPTQENPVDALVELLEEDTGREVEVTDVPDYLSVVEAIRADHVDIGIMSGFPSALAVNTGEVDALLAWEGNDEAVSTCVVLDGSPIQKLEDLKGKTVAFADPASSSGYFMPVYMLHQAGLEQGTDYEAIFAGGHEGSFAALEQGQVDAACTAIMLTELGAPMFPFADGEWRGVGESPSMDVMGTVLARQSLDDETRTLLEEALPKVFSEKNKETLGAYSSFVGLDVIIAPEPSLFDAFTEIAAVAGVKLEDLK, encoded by the coding sequence ATGCGCCGCTATACCCTCCCCGCACTGGGCGTGCTCAGCATCTCCGCTCTCGCTCTCGCCGGCTGTTCAGCGTCTGAAGCTGGAGCCGCCAGCTCCGATGCACCCATCACCATCGCCACCCTCCCCATCTCCGACGACCCCACGCAAGAAAACCCGGTCGACGCTCTCGTCGAGCTGCTTGAAGAAGATACCGGGCGAGAGGTCGAAGTTACCGATGTGCCCGACTATCTCAGTGTGGTCGAGGCGATACGCGCCGACCACGTCGATATCGGCATTATGAGCGGCTTCCCGTCTGCCTTGGCCGTGAACACAGGCGAGGTCGACGCGCTCCTTGCGTGGGAGGGCAACGACGAAGCCGTCTCGACCTGCGTCGTGCTCGACGGCTCACCCATTCAGAAGCTCGAAGACCTCAAAGGCAAGACCGTCGCCTTCGCCGACCCGGCATCCAGTTCTGGGTACTTCATGCCGGTGTACATGCTCCACCAGGCTGGGCTCGAGCAGGGCACAGATTACGAAGCGATCTTTGCCGGTGGCCATGAGGGCAGCTTTGCGGCTCTCGAACAAGGTCAGGTGGATGCCGCGTGCACGGCGATCATGCTCACTGAGTTGGGCGCCCCCATGTTTCCCTTCGCCGACGGCGAGTGGCGCGGTGTGGGCGAAAGCCCGTCGATGGATGTCATGGGCACGGTGCTCGCACGTCAGTCCCTCGACGATGAAACGCGCACACTGCTCGAGGAGGCGCTGCCGAAGGTCTTCTCCGAAAAGAACAAGGAAACCCTCGGTGCCTACAGCTCGTTCGTCGGCCTGGATGTCATCATCGCCCCCGAGCCGAGCCTCTTCGACGCGTTCACCGAAATTGCCGCGGTAGCCGGCGTGAAGCTCGAGGATCTCAAATGA
- a CDS encoding MBL fold metallo-hydrolase, translating to MNNAVYLVTARKSGEQVLIDAAADTASISTLFHDGEQDAEGATRLVTIVTTHAHWDHTRATAEIANQTGARVAIGRADAAQLTAERGVEADVLLDHGDRVSIDGITLEVIALRGHTPGSVALAVSGKPTLLFTGDSLFPGGVGNTGDDPVRFDQLFTDVSSRLFERFPDSTRVFPGHGDPTTLGAERPSLPDWRARGW from the coding sequence ATGAACAACGCCGTCTATCTCGTCACGGCCCGGAAGTCAGGTGAACAGGTGCTCATCGATGCGGCGGCTGATACAGCATCCATTTCTACCCTGTTCCACGATGGCGAGCAGGATGCCGAAGGCGCGACGCGCCTGGTCACCATCGTGACGACGCACGCCCACTGGGATCACACACGTGCCACGGCAGAGATCGCGAATCAGACGGGCGCGCGCGTGGCGATCGGGCGAGCGGATGCTGCGCAGCTCACCGCCGAGCGCGGCGTCGAAGCCGACGTGCTGCTCGACCATGGCGACCGTGTGAGCATCGATGGCATCACGCTCGAGGTCATCGCGCTTCGGGGCCACACGCCGGGCTCGGTCGCACTCGCAGTGTCTGGGAAGCCGACACTGCTGTTCACTGGGGACAGTCTCTTTCCCGGTGGCGTCGGAAACACGGGCGACGATCCCGTGCGGTTCGATCAGCTCTTCACCGATGTCTCGTCACGTCTCTTCGAGCGGTTCCCCGACAGCACGCGGGTGTTCCCGGGCCATGGCGACCCGACGACGCTTGGTGCCGAACGCCCTTCGCTCCCCGACTGGCGCGCCCGCGGCTGGTAA
- a CDS encoding glycosyltransferase, with protein MKALLVTTGSRGDVEPFVALARGLADAGHRPTLAAPARFRALTEAHGIAFIALDDSLFELQDALAHKGTFAAVTGAARAKSALTLFLNDVADLAEISTDVVVYHPKTLAAPLVAERLGVPSIAAQLIPLYQPTSAFPSPLLGIPVPRALNRTSWRLSSAIEAPWRGMLRSLHRDRLRLSTPLIGIADRIAAEGALNPWSPHLLPAPDDWPTIAEPLGFWRLPAVSEEPSPELVEFLNDGEPPVYVGFGSMVSKHPDAVGEAVRDALRRVGRRGIVVTGAGAVELEGDDSILVLDHVSHDWLLPRTAVAVHHGGVGTVGAALSAGVPQVIRPFLGDQRFWARRVSEIGAGVRLRQLTAEALAEAIVAAQSCAPRARALADSIRASDDGVTKAVCRIETLVAA; from the coding sequence ATGAAGGCGCTCCTCGTGACGACGGGCAGTCGCGGCGACGTCGAGCCGTTCGTGGCGCTGGCGCGCGGGCTTGCAGACGCTGGGCACCGCCCAACGCTCGCCGCTCCCGCACGGTTCCGTGCGCTCACCGAGGCGCATGGCATCGCGTTCATCGCGCTGGACGACAGCCTGTTCGAGCTGCAAGACGCACTGGCGCACAAGGGCACATTCGCGGCCGTGACGGGGGCCGCGCGGGCGAAATCGGCGTTGACGCTCTTTCTGAACGACGTCGCCGATCTCGCCGAAATTTCTACAGACGTCGTCGTCTACCACCCGAAGACGCTTGCCGCTCCTCTTGTCGCGGAGCGCCTTGGCGTTCCGTCGATCGCGGCGCAGCTGATCCCGCTCTACCAGCCCACGTCGGCGTTCCCCTCGCCGCTGCTGGGCATCCCCGTTCCGCGGGCGTTGAACCGCACGAGCTGGCGTCTGAGTTCAGCAATCGAGGCACCGTGGCGCGGCATGCTCCGCTCGCTGCACCGAGATCGACTGCGACTGTCGACGCCGCTCATCGGCATTGCCGACCGCATCGCGGCCGAAGGTGCCCTCAATCCCTGGAGTCCGCACCTGCTGCCGGCTCCCGACGACTGGCCCACGATCGCCGAGCCGCTCGGGTTCTGGCGGCTACCCGCCGTTTCGGAAGAGCCCTCGCCGGAGCTCGTCGAGTTTCTCAATGACGGCGAGCCGCCCGTGTATGTCGGTTTCGGCAGCATGGTCTCGAAGCATCCGGATGCTGTGGGTGAGGCCGTTCGCGATGCGTTGCGCCGCGTCGGACGCCGAGGGATCGTCGTGACCGGGGCTGGGGCAGTGGAGCTCGAAGGCGACGACAGCATCCTCGTTCTCGACCACGTTTCACATGACTGGCTGCTGCCCCGCACGGCCGTCGCTGTGCACCATGGCGGCGTGGGGACGGTCGGCGCGGCATTGTCGGCCGGTGTTCCGCAGGTGATCCGCCCGTTCCTCGGCGACCAGCGGTTCTGGGCGAGGCGCGTGTCCGAGATTGGCGCGGGCGTCAGGCTGCGGCAGCTCACGGCGGAGGCGCTTGCGGAGGCGATCGTCGCGGCGCAATCATGTGCGCCTCGAGCGCGGGCGCTCGCCGACAGCATCCGGGCAAGCGATGACGGTGTGACGAAGGCAGTGTGTCGAATCGAGACTCTGGTCGCCGCCTAG
- a CDS encoding MgtC/SapB family protein, whose product MIEITWLPDTLLTELILLCIAFALSAIVGFERQRQLKSAGMRTHAVVGLGAALFTLVSAYGFQNVLGADIVLDPSRIAAQIVSGIGFLGAGVIFVRQNIVNGLTTAASIWVTAAIGMACGAGMPVVAAATTVLYLIAVMALSAISLRIPSADRSVRFSVTYRNHKGALRRILACATELGYQTALTSTRKVEETDTDMIEVSMRFTRPKAGPTDDLVEALSEVEDVLSVSPPDNDD is encoded by the coding sequence ATGATCGAAATCACCTGGCTGCCCGACACGCTTCTCACCGAGCTGATCCTGCTGTGCATCGCGTTCGCGCTTTCGGCGATTGTCGGGTTCGAACGCCAGCGTCAGCTGAAATCGGCCGGCATGCGCACGCATGCCGTCGTTGGGCTCGGTGCTGCGCTTTTCACGCTGGTCTCGGCGTATGGCTTCCAGAACGTGCTCGGGGCCGATATCGTGCTCGACCCGTCGCGCATCGCAGCGCAGATCGTCTCGGGGATCGGCTTTCTCGGTGCCGGTGTCATCTTCGTGCGTCAGAACATCGTCAACGGGCTCACCACTGCCGCGTCCATCTGGGTGACCGCCGCCATCGGCATGGCCTGCGGTGCCGGGATGCCCGTCGTTGCCGCAGCGACAACGGTGCTGTACCTGATCGCGGTCATGGCGCTGAGCGCCATCTCACTGCGCATCCCGTCTGCGGATCGCAGCGTGAGGTTTTCTGTGACCTATCGCAATCACAAGGGTGCGCTGCGGCGAATTCTCGCGTGTGCGACGGAACTCGGGTACCAGACCGCTCTCACCAGCACTCGGAAGGTCGAAGAGACTGATACCGACATGATCGAGGTGAGCATGCGCTTCACGCGGCCTAAGGCCGGACCGACTGACGACCTAGTCGAGGCGCTGTCCGAAGTTGAGGACGTGCTGTCCGTCTCACCGCCAGACAATGATGACTGA
- a CDS encoding TIGR00730 family Rossman fold protein: MLNRVTVFTGSAAGHDPLYATAVTEFAHALADAGIGAVYGGGHVGLMGAFADALVERGGEVRGVMPQALVDREIAHTRLTHLEVVANMHQRKERMAELGDGFVALPGGAGTLEELFEAWTWQQLGIHAKPVALFDVDGFWQPLVQMIASMTEKGFIASAFSDALIVEEDPRALLKAMMAWSPLAPKWER, encoded by the coding sequence ATGCTGAATCGAGTCACCGTCTTCACCGGGTCTGCCGCCGGACATGACCCTCTGTACGCGACAGCGGTGACGGAGTTCGCACACGCCCTCGCCGATGCGGGGATCGGTGCCGTGTACGGTGGCGGACACGTGGGGCTGATGGGTGCTTTCGCCGACGCGCTCGTGGAGCGTGGCGGCGAGGTGCGCGGCGTTATGCCGCAGGCGCTCGTCGATCGTGAGATTGCGCACACGAGGCTCACACACCTTGAGGTCGTCGCGAACATGCATCAGCGCAAAGAGCGCATGGCTGAACTGGGTGACGGGTTCGTCGCCCTGCCGGGCGGCGCGGGCACCCTCGAGGAGCTCTTCGAAGCGTGGACGTGGCAGCAGCTCGGCATCCACGCGAAGCCTGTTGCGCTATTCGACGTCGATGGGTTTTGGCAGCCGCTTGTGCAGATGATCGCGTCGATGACCGAGAAGGGGTTCATCGCGTCGGCGTTCAGTGATGCCTTGATTGTCGAGGAGGACCCGCGGGCGCTGTTGAAGGCGATGATGGCGTGGTCGCCGCTCGCGCCGAAATGGGAGCGGTGA
- a CDS encoding type II toxin-antitoxin system VapC family toxin: MIVLDASVVFAILSREDDHHDRAEFFFRSTFSDGYLAHSLTLAEILVGPIRARRETVALRALDGLGISEWAPGAGGAARLATLRAEASLKLPDCCVLDAAIETGSSLATFDQRLASAAAALGVRVAIHAPNS, translated from the coding sequence ATGATTGTTCTCGACGCAAGCGTCGTTTTCGCGATTCTTTCACGTGAGGACGACCACCACGATCGGGCCGAATTCTTTTTTCGCTCCACGTTCAGCGACGGCTATCTCGCACACTCACTGACGCTCGCCGAAATTCTCGTTGGTCCCATACGCGCCCGCCGCGAGACCGTCGCGCTCCGGGCACTTGACGGCCTCGGAATCTCAGAGTGGGCACCGGGCGCTGGCGGCGCAGCCCGCTTGGCCACACTGCGCGCGGAAGCATCGCTGAAGCTTCCTGACTGCTGCGTTCTCGACGCTGCTATCGAAACGGGTTCGAGTCTCGCGACGTTCGATCAGAGGCTCGCCAGCGCCGCCGCGGCGCTGGGAGTGCGCGTCGCAATTCACGCACCGAACTCGTAG
- a CDS encoding DUF488 domain-containing protein has translation MPESATRPPIFTIGHSDRSIDEFIGMLREHGVERIVDVRKLPGSRAHPQFNDDALAASLSAVGVGYQRIEELAGRRPVSKEVAFGVNAFWKNRSFHNYADYALSESFRHGLDRLRQEQEAAPVAIMCSEAVWWRCHRRIIADHLLTHGEDVRHIMSAAKADAASLTSGAVTHPDDSVTYPPTGN, from the coding sequence GTGCCTGAATCAGCAACCCGCCCGCCGATTTTCACGATCGGGCACTCTGACCGCTCGATCGACGAATTCATTGGGATGCTGCGAGAGCACGGCGTCGAGCGGATCGTCGACGTGCGCAAGCTCCCGGGCTCGCGCGCCCACCCTCAGTTCAACGATGATGCCCTCGCCGCCTCATTGTCCGCCGTCGGCGTCGGCTACCAGCGCATCGAGGAACTCGCAGGTCGTCGACCGGTCTCGAAAGAGGTCGCGTTCGGGGTGAACGCATTCTGGAAGAACCGCAGCTTCCACAACTACGCTGACTACGCGCTGAGCGAGAGCTTTCGACACGGTCTTGACCGGTTACGACAGGAGCAGGAAGCGGCACCGGTGGCGATCATGTGCTCCGAGGCAGTGTGGTGGCGGTGCCACCGGAGGATTATCGCGGACCACCTGCTGACCCACGGCGAGGACGTGCGTCACATCATGAGTGCGGCGAAAGCGGATGCCGCCAGTCTGACGTCCGGAGCCGTCACCCATCCGGATGATTCAGTCACGTATCCACCGACGGGCAACTGA
- a CDS encoding DUF2945 domain-containing protein — MPEFSVGDHVSWNSEAGNVSGTITKVHTADFTYKGHTRHASDDDPQYEIASDKTDHIAAHKGSALTHVPK; from the coding sequence ATGCCAGAGTTCAGCGTTGGCGACCACGTGAGCTGGAATTCCGAGGCTGGTAATGTCTCCGGAACCATCACGAAGGTGCACACGGCAGACTTCACCTACAAGGGTCATACGCGGCACGCGTCTGACGACGACCCGCAATATGAGATCGCGAGCGACAAGACGGACCACATCGCGGCGCACAAGGGTTCTGCTCTGACGCACGTGCCGAAGTAG
- a CDS encoding DoxX family protein, giving the protein MILLPEPWWLTALLAIVVLSDAAMSIRPPKFIRDCLNGVGFPREWWWTLLVIKLLAVAGLAVGLWVPGIAFAANVGIVCYFVAAAYSHIRARFTGSEFWLNCLGMLALSTVVLLVSYL; this is encoded by the coding sequence ATGATTCTGCTTCCCGAACCGTGGTGGCTCACCGCGCTTCTCGCCATAGTCGTTCTGAGCGATGCCGCAATGTCGATCAGACCGCCGAAATTCATTCGCGACTGCCTCAACGGCGTCGGGTTTCCGCGGGAGTGGTGGTGGACACTGCTCGTGATCAAACTGTTGGCTGTGGCCGGGCTCGCCGTGGGCCTCTGGGTACCCGGCATCGCCTTCGCGGCGAACGTCGGCATCGTCTGCTATTTCGTAGCGGCTGCCTACTCGCACATTCGCGCACGGTTCACGGGCAGCGAGTTCTGGCTCAACTGCCTCGGAATGCTGGCTCTGTCGACGGTCGTGCTGCTTGTGTCGTATCTCTGA
- a CDS encoding TetR/AcrR family transcriptional regulator, translating to MFSEQVQSRAEQRATTRRHVISIADRLFRQQGFAATSIRQIALEARVSTGTVMSVGDKSALLAAVFEASIAQRQNAQVSQHTSRGEQDAPLAPERITAHLRPFLELFSRDQELSREYAAVLVRGAHQSAIFAELADTLRAAIAIEFEASGMSHDRARTASRAVYFAYLGVLFAWAGGDSDVSTALAELQNVVSLVMTDHLENR from the coding sequence ATGTTCAGTGAACAGGTTCAGTCACGCGCAGAACAGCGCGCCACCACGCGACGCCACGTCATCAGCATTGCTGATCGCCTGTTTCGACAGCAGGGTTTCGCTGCGACGTCCATCCGCCAGATCGCGCTCGAGGCGCGAGTGAGCACGGGCACAGTCATGTCCGTCGGCGACAAGAGCGCGCTGCTCGCAGCCGTGTTCGAGGCGTCAATCGCGCAGAGGCAGAACGCTCAGGTATCCCAGCACACATCACGCGGTGAGCAGGATGCCCCGCTCGCACCCGAGCGGATCACTGCGCACCTTCGCCCCTTTCTTGAACTCTTCAGCCGCGACCAGGAGCTCTCGCGCGAATACGCCGCCGTCCTCGTTCGCGGTGCCCATCAATCGGCGATCTTCGCCGAACTTGCTGACACCCTCCGGGCTGCTATCGCCATCGAATTCGAGGCATCGGGCATGTCCCACGACCGTGCCCGCACAGCATCCCGGGCTGTGTACTTCGCGTACCTCGGCGTTTTGTTCGCCTGGGCGGGCGGCGATTCCGACGTATCCACGGCACTCGCTGAGCTGCAAAACGTTGTCTCACTCGTCATGACCGATCACCTGGAGAACCGATGA
- a CDS encoding TspO/MBR family protein, producing MFAKKLLGTSVLVTATALTGAAATQDVNSHWYTKLRKPDFQPPAATFPLVWPALYASIALASAAVLVPQAKKRATQKRRESLGVQVTRPDADPASDPARGYRRALLLNLALNAGWSWTFFRQHDLDLALGTATGLAVSSTDLARRAGRVHRGLGWALVPYAAWCWFATALTARIRTLNS from the coding sequence ATGTTCGCGAAGAAGCTCCTGGGGACGAGCGTGCTGGTGACAGCCACCGCACTCACGGGCGCTGCGGCGACGCAAGACGTCAACAGCCACTGGTACACGAAGCTGCGCAAGCCTGATTTTCAGCCACCGGCCGCGACATTTCCCCTTGTTTGGCCGGCCCTTTACGCAAGCATCGCCCTGGCCTCGGCGGCCGTGCTCGTGCCGCAAGCGAAGAAGCGGGCCACGCAGAAGCGCCGTGAAAGCCTCGGCGTGCAGGTGACGAGACCGGATGCTGATCCAGCATCCGACCCGGCTCGCGGATACCGCCGCGCACTCCTGCTCAACCTGGCGCTCAACGCCGGGTGGTCGTGGACCTTCTTCCGCCAGCACGACCTCGATCTGGCGCTCGGCACCGCGACGGGCCTTGCGGTCAGCAGTACCGACCTCGCCCGCCGGGCGGGGCGCGTGCACCGCGGTCTCGGCTGGGCACTTGTGCCGTACGCCGCGTGGTGTTGGTTTGCGACGGCGCTCACCGCGCGCATTCGCACGCTGAACAGCTGA
- a CDS encoding pyridoxal-phosphate-dependent aminotransferase family protein produces MQTPIVTRSLFGPGPTNPYNEATVALGYPLLGHLDPLFIERIDRTCDGLREVWGTQNARTLPLSATGSAGMEAAFVNMVEPGDAVVIAVNGLFGERMCDVAARCGAEVVRVDHDYGQPIDPQRVADAHPNPKIIAAVHAETSTGVLSDIAALGALKGDALLLVDAVTSIGGVELRADDWGIDIGYAGTQKCLGVAPGLAPFTVSDRAFERRVENPRSWYLDLGMLGGYVGAASGAKRTYHHTAPVAMIASLEAALDRILGEGLENVWARHSAAGSALRDGLQDHGFELFAAEGYRLPSLTTVRVPDGVNSAAVRAYLLETYSMEIGAGVGAYADSVWRIGLMGPNATVGTAEVILSALQDAVTATRS; encoded by the coding sequence ATGCAGACACCGATCGTCACGCGCAGCCTGTTCGGTCCGGGGCCGACGAACCCGTACAACGAAGCGACTGTGGCGCTCGGCTACCCGCTGCTCGGGCACCTCGACCCCCTCTTCATCGAGCGGATCGACCGCACCTGCGATGGCCTGCGTGAGGTGTGGGGAACGCAGAACGCCCGCACGCTGCCGCTCAGCGCCACCGGTTCCGCTGGCATGGAAGCCGCGTTCGTCAACATGGTCGAACCGGGGGATGCCGTGGTCATCGCCGTGAACGGACTCTTCGGCGAACGCATGTGCGACGTCGCCGCCCGCTGCGGGGCCGAGGTTGTGCGCGTCGATCACGACTACGGCCAGCCGATCGACCCGCAGCGCGTCGCCGACGCGCATCCGAACCCCAAAATCATCGCCGCCGTGCATGCCGAGACCTCGACGGGCGTGCTCTCTGACATTGCGGCGCTGGGGGCGTTGAAGGGCGATGCGCTGCTTCTCGTCGACGCCGTCACGTCGATCGGCGGCGTCGAGCTGCGCGCTGACGACTGGGGCATCGACATCGGCTACGCGGGCACGCAGAAATGCCTCGGTGTCGCGCCCGGCCTTGCTCCGTTCACGGTATCCGACCGTGCGTTTGAGCGCCGGGTCGAGAATCCGCGTTCGTGGTACCTCGATCTCGGGATGTTGGGCGGCTACGTCGGTGCGGCATCCGGAGCCAAGCGCACGTACCACCACACGGCGCCCGTCGCCATGATCGCGAGCCTCGAGGCGGCGCTCGACCGCATCCTGGGCGAAGGCCTCGAGAACGTATGGGCCCGTCACAGCGCGGCGGGCTCGGCGTTGCGCGACGGCTTGCAGGACCATGGTTTCGAGCTGTTTGCCGCTGAGGGGTACCGACTGCCGTCGCTCACGACAGTTCGGGTGCCCGATGGTGTGAATTCGGCAGCGGTGCGCGCGTATCTGCTCGAGACGTACAGCATGGAGATCGGTGCGGGCGTCGGTGCCTATGCAGATTCAGTGTGGCGCATCGGCCTGATGGGGCCGAACGCGACGGTCGGAACGGCCGAGGTCATTCTGTCGGCGCTTCAGGATGCTGTGACTGCGACGCGCTCGTAA
- a CDS encoding TetR/AcrR family transcriptional regulator yields the protein MPKISDERREERRSQIIAAALRRLSNTGYQGTSMADIIAESGLSAGAIYGYFSSKQELILAVATSVVSGRQDEVLAASVDHVLEPAEIVTVLIDGLRENAPVHMLLQVWGEASVDPQLRTLLNEVLESARATITEQLARWALTQPSLAEDASGWAERAAPVLLALIPGFVTQLSLVDGFDEKRFLQTLPTVLRGSV from the coding sequence ATGCCAAAGATCAGCGATGAGCGTCGCGAAGAGCGTCGCTCTCAGATCATCGCCGCGGCACTGCGCCGATTGAGTAACACGGGGTATCAGGGCACATCGATGGCCGATATCATTGCCGAGTCCGGGCTCTCGGCCGGAGCGATCTATGGCTACTTCAGCAGCAAACAGGAGTTAATCCTCGCTGTCGCAACGTCTGTGGTTTCAGGCCGACAAGACGAGGTTCTCGCGGCCAGCGTCGACCACGTGCTTGAACCCGCTGAGATCGTGACCGTGCTTATTGACGGCCTCCGGGAGAATGCACCCGTGCACATGCTTCTTCAGGTATGGGGGGAGGCTTCGGTCGACCCACAGTTGCGCACACTGCTCAACGAGGTACTGGAAAGTGCCCGAGCAACGATCACAGAACAGCTTGCGAGGTGGGCGCTGACGCAGCCATCACTCGCAGAGGATGCTTCGGGGTGGGCCGAGCGGGCCGCACCCGTTCTGCTCGCCCTGATCCCAGGATTCGTGACGCAGCTGTCTCTTGTCGATGGGTTCGACGAGAAACGGTTTCTGCAAACGCTTCCGACCGTGCTGCGCGGATCGGTCTGA
- a CDS encoding response regulator transcription factor, whose amino-acid sequence MRILLAEDSTLLREALTALVERLGHAVIATAHDADELRRVYGRMDAAGDQPDLIVTDVRMPPENRDDGLAAALSIRRQSPTQPVLVLSQYIADRYARDLLTLPNGAIGYLLKDRISRVNDFARSLVTVQEGGTVIDPDVVQHLLRPRDRGPLATLTPRERDVLGLMADGRSNSEIAAALVVSDASVRKHVGNIFAKLGLGPVEENRRVKAVLTYLHDSRK is encoded by the coding sequence GTGCGGATTCTGCTGGCTGAAGATTCGACGCTTCTGCGCGAGGCGCTCACCGCCCTCGTCGAGCGACTCGGTCATGCCGTCATCGCGACAGCGCACGACGCAGATGAGCTTCGTCGCGTCTATGGGCGAATGGATGCTGCCGGTGACCAGCCGGATCTCATCGTCACCGATGTGAGGATGCCACCGGAGAACCGCGACGATGGCTTGGCCGCGGCCCTCAGCATCCGTCGCCAGTCTCCGACTCAGCCCGTTCTCGTGCTCTCGCAGTACATCGCCGACCGGTATGCTCGCGACCTTCTGACGCTTCCCAACGGCGCGATCGGCTACCTGCTCAAAGACCGCATCAGCCGCGTCAACGATTTCGCTCGGTCCCTCGTGACCGTGCAGGAGGGCGGCACCGTCATCGACCCCGACGTTGTGCAGCATCTGCTTCGGCCGCGCGATCGCGGGCCGCTCGCCACACTCACTCCGCGCGAACGCGACGTGCTCGGGCTCATGGCCGATGGCAGGTCGAACTCAGAGATCGCCGCGGCCCTCGTGGTGAGCGACGCGTCTGTGCGCAAGCACGTTGGCAACATCTTTGCGAAGCTCGGCCTCGGGCCCGTCGAAGAGAACCGCCGCGTCAAAGCGGTGCTGACGTACCTGCACGACTCGAGGAAATAG
- a CDS encoding sensor histidine kinase, with translation MTNTVWAALRRPPVSFLRSWWPWRALLFLLTSAVLGVLLLAVTVLTLVLLPLWGIALGALERRRTRLLGFARVPTGHVRLGRDQRQHWLSIRLVETATWRETAALFVDIVLGMLSLAVLFVEFAALAIPVAIVIAAIQGPRELNLFGDVYVTVTPGNWWPAVPVAAVLLALFAYLNVVIASGHAYLLRLLCGPRQEELERNVERLSRSRAALVAGFEAERRRIERDLHDGVQQELVTLAARLGMVSLDLDQLTAKGAETDAARAALAAAQDQAEHAMATLRNTVRGIHPAVLTDHGLAAALDELAERAPVELRLDVDVGDRMLTSIETAAYYVVTEAITNAAKHTTSTRLTVRARSGEDGFDMMISDNGNGGADPDAGTGLRGLAERAETLGGVFTIDSPVGGPTTLRLQLPLTDLPLTEQEPARADSAG, from the coding sequence ATGACGAACACGGTGTGGGCTGCGCTACGGCGACCGCCTGTGTCGTTTCTCAGAAGCTGGTGGCCGTGGCGGGCGCTGCTCTTTCTGCTGACCAGTGCCGTGCTCGGCGTGCTGCTGCTCGCCGTTACCGTTCTCACCCTCGTGCTGCTGCCGCTGTGGGGCATCGCGCTCGGCGCACTCGAGCGGCGGCGCACACGGCTTCTCGGCTTCGCCCGAGTGCCGACGGGACACGTGCGGCTCGGCCGCGACCAACGCCAACACTGGCTGAGCATCCGGCTCGTCGAAACGGCGACGTGGCGCGAAACGGCGGCACTTTTTGTCGACATCGTGCTCGGGATGCTGTCGCTCGCCGTACTCTTCGTCGAATTCGCGGCGCTGGCCATCCCCGTCGCGATCGTCATCGCCGCGATCCAGGGACCACGCGAGCTCAATCTGTTCGGCGACGTCTACGTCACAGTGACGCCGGGCAACTGGTGGCCGGCCGTGCCCGTCGCCGCTGTGCTGCTCGCGCTGTTCGCATATTTGAACGTCGTGATCGCCTCGGGCCACGCGTACCTGCTTCGGCTGCTCTGCGGACCGCGGCAGGAGGAGTTGGAACGCAACGTCGAGAGGCTCTCGCGATCCCGCGCCGCGCTTGTCGCGGGCTTCGAGGCCGAGCGGCGGCGCATCGAGCGCGACCTTCACGATGGCGTGCAGCAAGAGCTCGTCACGCTCGCCGCACGACTGGGCATGGTGAGCCTCGATCTCGACCAGCTCACCGCGAAGGGAGCAGAGACGGATGCCGCGAGGGCTGCCCTCGCCGCGGCCCAGGACCAAGCTGAGCATGCCATGGCAACGCTGCGGAACACCGTGCGCGGCATTCACCCGGCTGTGCTCACCGACCACGGGCTCGCTGCAGCGCTCGATGAGCTTGCCGAACGCGCGCCGGTCGAGCTGAGGCTCGACGTCGATGTCGGCGACCGCATGCTCACCAGTATCGAGACCGCCGCCTACTACGTTGTGACCGAAGCGATCACGAATGCCGCGAAGCACACGACGTCGACACGACTGACGGTTCGAGCGCGATCGGGCGAGGATGGCTTCGACATGATGATCTCCGACAACGGCAATGGCGGCGCGGACCCTGACGCGGGCACCGGGCTGCGCGGGCTTGCCGAACGCGCGGAGACACTCGGCGGTGTTTTCACGATCGACAGTCCCGTCGGCGGACCGACGACGCTTCGTCTGCAGCTGCCCCTCACAGATCTGCCTCTCACAGAACAGGAGCCGGCTCGTGCGGATTCTGCTGGCTGA